In Lasioglossum baleicum chromosome 19, iyLasBale1, whole genome shotgun sequence, the following proteins share a genomic window:
- the LOC143218537 gene encoding uncharacterized protein LOC143218537, translating into MDSYSEEGQIQSVVEASAASIQTTVEEEAGAAVPALKIAAILDGRYFKIAAVNDGKAVCVCQFCTPPKNEIKGLVTSSSNFRSHLKRKHPAEFERYSAETRRGRPNNMDRNVRQDQQSSTPTTPVGEEQQGEKRNNRQIFVEDMTTYVIHSMIPLKTVEDIYFRRMLKNQGISESVYGISRRTLGRAIGAYHVKVNNQIAEELKTVQFVCTTADIWSARRRSFFGVTVHWISSDYKRKSAALACRRFPGVHSFDRITDMLSSIHAEFGLTRDKIVATVTDNATNFVKAFKEFGVLESAMQLENEEDDIPTEEEDHSEEEAEEEDDVEGYNRSFMDHILPRHIRCAAHTLSLCVTTDMMNTIRGDEMLSAMHTEVMQKCNILWKAAMRPKSAEEIQRIIGHALKRPGETRWNSLYDSMRQLSENRDKLTDVGRVLGVRNILGENDFTYIEEHLKCTSPIAEAIDILQGENNIFYGTLLPCLLSLRRKLQVLTEKRWTFCGSLSVHLLASLETRFKDHFGFATAEADNAGIAALSHPHFNNRWFNCIDENHRDALMRLFQTKVAEELKNSYPPIAGVPTTSSTNDDFFYFGESPTHQTVDYASKASLQILHFLEETTKELIILEQYPAVNAIFMRYNTPLPSSASVERLFSGSNMRTTIQCQGTRNEEPGSRNEEPGTRNEEPGSRNEEPGTRNQERGTRNHETQGARTPG; encoded by the exons ATGGATTCGTACTCGGAGGAAGGACAAATTCAATCAGTCGTCGAAGCCTCGGCGGCTTCGATCCAGACCACCGTAGAAGAAGAAGCAGGAGCAGCAGTACCAGCACTGAAAATTGCAGCCATTCTGGACGGAAGATACTTCAAGATCGCTGCAGTCAACGATGGAAAGGCCGTATGCGTGTGCCAATTTTGCACGCCAcccaaaaatgaaataaaaggacTCGTGACGAGCTCCTCCAACTTCCGGTCACACCTGAAGCGGAAGCATCCGGCCGAGTTTGAAAGATACAGTGCAGAGACACGAAGAGGAAGGCCCAACAACATGGACAGGAACGTGCGCCAGGACCAACAAAGTTCAACGCCGACAACCCCTGTCGGAGAGGAACAACAGGGGGAGAAGAGGAACAACAGGCAGATATTCGTAGAAGACATGACTACTTATGTCATTCACTCCATGATCCCACTGAAAACAGTGGAAGACATATACTTTCGCCGCATGCTGAAGAACCAGGGAATATCGGAATCCGTATATGGCATTAGTCGGCGCACACTGGGCAGAGCCATAGGGGCATACCACGTGAAAGTGAATAATCAAATCGCGGAAGAACTAAAGACAGTGCAGTTCGTGTGCACCACAGCAGATATCTGGTCTGCACGGAGAAGAAGTTTCTTCGGCGTGACAGTGCATTGGATTTCCTCCGATTATAAGAGGAAATCAGCAGCCCTTGCCTGTCGACGCTTTCCGGGTGTTCATTCCTTCGATAGGATTACGGACATGTTGAGCTCGATTCACGCCGAATTCGGGCTCACACGCGATAAAATCGTCGCGACGGTAACAGACAACGCTACGAACTTCGTTAAAGCGTTCAAGGAATTCGGTGTCCTCGAGTCCGCGATGCAACTCGAGAATGAAGAAGATGACATCCCAACGGAAGAAGAGGACCATTcggaagaagaagcagaagaagaagatgacgtCGAGGGATACAACAGGTCATTCATGGATCATATACTCCCCCGCCACATCAGGTGTGCTGCACACACATTGAGCCTGTGTGTCACGACGGATATGATGAACACTATCCGAGGTGACGAGATGCTATCGGCGATGCACACGGAGGTGATGCAAAAGTGCAACATCTTATGGAAGGCGGCAATGCGACCGAAATCGGCAGAGGAAATCCAACGAATAATTGGCCATGCCTTGAAGAGACCTGGAGAAACCAGGTGGAACTCCCTGTACGATAGTATGAGGCAATTGTCCGAGAACAGGGACAAACTTACAGACGTAGGCAGAGTACTGGGAGTGAGGAACATTCTCGGGGAGAATGATTTCACATATATTGAAGAGCACCTGAAGTGCACATCTCCTATCgccgaagctattgatatattgCAGGgagagaataatattttttacggGACGTTGCTGCCCTGTCTTCTCTCCCTAAGAAGAAAATTACAAGTATTAACAGAGAAGAGGTGGACATTCTGTGGATCCTTAAGTGTCCACCTTCTCGCAAGCTTAGAAACGAGATTCAAGGACCATTTCGGATTCGCCACGGCAGAGGCGGACAACGCGGGAATAGCAGCTTTGTCTCATCCGCATTTCAACAACCGGTGGTTCAATTGCATCGACGAAAACCACCGAGATGCGTTGATGCGACTCTTCCAGACGAAGGTTGCCGAAGAATTGAAGAACAGCTACCCGCCAATCGCAGGCGTGCCGACGACATCATCAACCAAtgacgattttttttatttcggcgAGAGCCCAACGCATCAAACTGTAGACTATGCATCCAAGGCATCGTTGCAG ATACTACATTTCCTGGAGGAAACAACCAAGGAATTGATAATCCTGGAGCAATATCCAGCCGTTAATGCCATATTCATGAGGTACAACACGCCACTACCGTCGTCAGCATCGGTCGAGAGACTCTTCTC AGGCAGTAATATGAGGACGACCATCCAATGTCAAGGAACGAGGAACGAGGAACCAGGATCCAGGAACGAGGAACCAGGAACGAGGAACGAAGAACCAGGATCCAGGAACGAGGAACCAGGAACGAGGAACCAGGAACGAGGAACCAGGAACCACGAAACGCAAGGCGCCAGGACGCCAGGTTAG